One window of the Klebsiella sp. WP3-W18-ESBL-02 genome contains the following:
- a CDS encoding LuxR C-terminal-related transcriptional regulator produces MFEVTESVSNSRKIILITHPSVQANAFANYLTELLSVSVDVHNINKPLVQRLSKGAVVLFDIAVSNKKLNGIWRDIIRTQFDAPRLLIINSAQKYELYEMAQWPALYGVFRHDDEESRLIEGVKAVLNGEQTAELSVMHPAMYAVEHTPENHDSVPLTERECEILNELRHGATNMDIARALFISENTVRTHLYNVFRKLSVKNRTQAVSWANENLRH; encoded by the coding sequence ATGTTTGAAGTAACTGAGAGTGTATCTAATTCCCGCAAGATTATCTTAATCACCCACCCGTCAGTACAAGCAAACGCGTTTGCAAACTATCTTACTGAATTACTGTCAGTTTCTGTTGATGTTCATAATATCAACAAGCCGCTGGTTCAGCGCCTGAGTAAAGGTGCCGTGGTATTGTTTGATATTGCTGTTTCCAACAAAAAGCTGAATGGCATCTGGCGCGATATTATCCGCACCCAGTTTGATGCCCCACGTCTGTTGATTATTAATAGCGCGCAGAAGTATGAATTGTACGAAATGGCACAATGGCCAGCGCTGTATGGCGTATTCCGTCATGACGACGAAGAATCGCGCTTAATTGAGGGCGTCAAAGCGGTGCTGAATGGCGAGCAGACGGCTGAATTGAGCGTGATGCATCCGGCAATGTATGCCGTTGAACATACTCCGGAAAATCACGATAGCGTACCGCTGACCGAGCGTGAATGTGAAATTCTTAATGAATTACGTCACGGTGCGACCAATATGGATATCGCGCGTGCATTGTTTATTAGTGAAAATACAGTACGTACGCATCTGTATAATGTTTTCCGCAAATTAAGCGTGAAGAACAGAACCCAGGCAGTGAGCTGGGCGAACGAAAATCTGCGTCACTGA
- the ruvX gene encoding Holliday junction resolvase RuvX has protein sequence MSGTLLAFDFGTRSIGVAIGQRITGTARPLAAIKAQDGTPDWNIIARLLKEWQPETVIVGLPLNMDGTEQPLTARARNFANKIHGRFGVPITLHDERLSTVEARAGLFEHGGFRALNKGSVDSASAVVILESYFEQGY, from the coding sequence ATGAGTGGCACACTGCTGGCTTTTGATTTTGGTACGCGCAGCATCGGCGTGGCGATTGGCCAACGTATTACCGGCACGGCCCGTCCGCTCGCCGCCATTAAGGCGCAGGACGGTACGCCCGACTGGAATATCATTGCTCGCCTGCTTAAGGAATGGCAGCCTGAAACGGTTATCGTCGGACTGCCGCTGAATATGGACGGCACCGAACAGCCGCTGACCGCTCGCGCACGTAATTTTGCCAATAAAATTCACGGCCGCTTTGGCGTGCCAATTACGCTGCACGATGAACGTCTGAGCACCGTCGAGGCGCGTGCCGGGCTGTTTGAACACGGGGGGTTTAGGGCGTTGAATAAAGGCAGCGTAGATTCCGCCTCCGCCGTGGTGATTCTGGAAAGTTATTTCGAGCAGGGTTACTAA